The following coding sequences are from one Neurospora crassa OR74A linkage group I, whole genome shotgun sequence window:
- the emp-1 gene encoding hexokinase gives MVGLGPKPPFPRKGTGTLDNLPKDLRNEIEHLERLFTVDGAKLKEVTNHFVHELEKGLSVQGGSIPMNPTWVMSFPDGNETGTYLALDMGGTNLRVCQVTLTETKSEFDIIQSKYRMPEELKTGDAEELWEYIADCLMQFIETHHGDPTKLDALPLGFTFSYPATQNYIDEGILQRWTKGFDIAGVEGHNVVPMFEAALQRRGVPIKLTALINDTTGTLIASAYTDPKMRIGCIFGTGCNAAYMENCGSIPKLAHMNLPPDMPMAINCEWGAFDNEHKVLPRTPYDVIIDKDSPRPGQQSFEKMVAGLYLGEIFRLVLVDLHDNQEIKIFPGQDIAKLRKAYSLDSSFLSLIEEDPFENLSETFELFQTKLGLTPTGPELELIRRTAELIGTRAARLSACGVAAISKKKGYKQCHVGADGSVFNKYPNFKARGAQALREILDWPEKADPKEDDPIEILAAEDGSGVGAALIAALTMQRIKQGNMHGILHPENFRTTEPLPA, from the exons ATGGTTGGACTTGGACCCAAGCCTCCCTTTCCCAGAAAGGGCACCG GGACTCTCGATAACCTTCCTAAGGATCTCCGCAATGAGATCGAGCACCTCGAGCGCCTCTTTACCGTCGATGGCGCCAAGCTCAAGGAAGTTACCAACCACTTCGTCCATGAGCTCGAGAAAG GCCTTAGCGTCCAGGGAGGGAGCATT CCCATGAACCCTACCTGGGTTATGTCCTTCCCCGACGGCAACGAAACCGGTACTTATCTGGCTTTGGACATGGGTGGTACAAACCTACGTGTCTGCCAAGTCACTTTGACCGAAACAAAGTCCGAATTCGACATCATCCAGTCCAAGTACCGCATGcccgaggagctcaagaCGGGCGACGCCGAGGAGCTGTGGGAGTACATTGCCGACTGCCTCATGCAATTCATTGAAACGCACCACGGAGACCCAACCAAGCTCGATGCGCTTCCACTCGGTTTTACTTTCTCCTATCCGGCGACACAGAACTATATCGACGAGGGCATTCTGCAACGCTGGACGAAGGGCTTCGATATCGCTGGCGTAGAGGGCCATAATGTTGTCCCCATGTTTGAGGCTGCCCTCCAGCGCCGG GGAGTGCCTATCAAGCTGACGGCGTTGATCAACGACACTACAGGCACCCTGATTGCCTCGGCATACACTGATCCTAAGATGAGAATTGGATGCATTTTTGGCACAGGTTGCAATGCTGCGTACATGGAGAACTGTGGCTCGATTCCCAAGCTCGCTCATATGAATCTCCCACCGGATATGCCAATGGCCATCAACTGCGAATGGGGAGCTTTTGACAACGAGCATAAGGTCTTGCCTCGTACTCCTTACGATGTCATTATTGACAAGGATTCGCCGCGTCCCGGTCAGCAGTCCTTCGAGAAGATGGTCGCAGGGTTGTATCTGGGTGAAATCTTCCGCCTGGTTTTGGTTGACCTCCATGACAACCAGGAGATCAAGATCTTCCCTGGCCAGGATATCGCCAAGCTTCGGAAAGCTTATAGTCTTGACTcgtccttcctttccctcaTTGAAGA GGATCCGTTCGAGAACCTTTCCGAAACCTTTGAGCTGTTTCAGACCAAGCTGGGGCTTACACCCACCGGCCCCGAATTGGAGCTGATTCGTCGCACCGCCGAGCTAATCGGTACCCGCGCCGCTCGCCTCTCCGCCTGCGGCGTTGCTGCCATCAGCAAGAAGAAAGGATATAAGCAGTGCCACGTTGGTGCTGATGGATCCGTTTTCAACAAGTATCCCAACTTCAAGGCTCGTGGCGCGCAAGCACTCCGTGAGATCCTGGACTGGCCTGAGAAGGCGGACCCCAAGGAAGATGATCCGATTGAGATTCTCGCCGCCGAGGACGGAAGCGGTGTTGGTGCTGCTTTGATCGCTGCCCTGACGATGCAACGGATCAAGCAAGGAAATATGCACGGTATCCTGCACCCAGAGAACTTCAGAACTACCGAGCCTCTTCCTGCGTGA
- the emp-1 gene encoding hexokinase, variant — protein MASGTLDNLPKDLRNEIEHLERLFTVDGAKLKEVTNHFVHELEKGLSVQGGSIPMNPTWVMSFPDGNETGTYLALDMGGTNLRVCQVTLTETKSEFDIIQSKYRMPEELKTGDAEELWEYIADCLMQFIETHHGDPTKLDALPLGFTFSYPATQNYIDEGILQRWTKGFDIAGVEGHNVVPMFEAALQRRGVPIKLTALINDTTGTLIASAYTDPKMRIGCIFGTGCNAAYMENCGSIPKLAHMNLPPDMPMAINCEWGAFDNEHKVLPRTPYDVIIDKDSPRPGQQSFEKMVAGLYLGEIFRLVLVDLHDNQEIKIFPGQDIAKLRKAYSLDSSFLSLIEEDPFENLSETFELFQTKLGLTPTGPELELIRRTAELIGTRAARLSACGVAAISKKKGYKQCHVGADGSVFNKYPNFKARGAQALREILDWPEKADPKEDDPIEILAAEDGSGVGAALIAALTMQRIKQGNMHGILHPENFRTTEPLPA, from the exons ATGGCGTCAGGGACTCTCGATAACCTTCCTAAGGATCTCCGCAATGAGATCGAGCACCTCGAGCGCCTCTTTACCGTCGATGGCGCCAAGCTCAAGGAAGTTACCAACCACTTCGTCCATGAGCTCGAGAAAG GCCTTAGCGTCCAGGGAGGGAGCATT CCCATGAACCCTACCTGGGTTATGTCCTTCCCCGACGGCAACGAAACCGGTACTTATCTGGCTTTGGACATGGGTGGTACAAACCTACGTGTCTGCCAAGTCACTTTGACCGAAACAAAGTCCGAATTCGACATCATCCAGTCCAAGTACCGCATGcccgaggagctcaagaCGGGCGACGCCGAGGAGCTGTGGGAGTACATTGCCGACTGCCTCATGCAATTCATTGAAACGCACCACGGAGACCCAACCAAGCTCGATGCGCTTCCACTCGGTTTTACTTTCTCCTATCCGGCGACACAGAACTATATCGACGAGGGCATTCTGCAACGCTGGACGAAGGGCTTCGATATCGCTGGCGTAGAGGGCCATAATGTTGTCCCCATGTTTGAGGCTGCCCTCCAGCGCCGG GGAGTGCCTATCAAGCTGACGGCGTTGATCAACGACACTACAGGCACCCTGATTGCCTCGGCATACACTGATCCTAAGATGAGAATTGGATGCATTTTTGGCACAGGTTGCAATGCTGCGTACATGGAGAACTGTGGCTCGATTCCCAAGCTCGCTCATATGAATCTCCCACCGGATATGCCAATGGCCATCAACTGCGAATGGGGAGCTTTTGACAACGAGCATAAGGTCTTGCCTCGTACTCCTTACGATGTCATTATTGACAAGGATTCGCCGCGTCCCGGTCAGCAGTCCTTCGAGAAGATGGTCGCAGGGTTGTATCTGGGTGAAATCTTCCGCCTGGTTTTGGTTGACCTCCATGACAACCAGGAGATCAAGATCTTCCCTGGCCAGGATATCGCCAAGCTTCGGAAAGCTTATAGTCTTGACTcgtccttcctttccctcaTTGAAGA GGATCCGTTCGAGAACCTTTCCGAAACCTTTGAGCTGTTTCAGACCAAGCTGGGGCTTACACCCACCGGCCCCGAATTGGAGCTGATTCGTCGCACCGCCGAGCTAATCGGTACCCGCGCCGCTCGCCTCTCCGCCTGCGGCGTTGCTGCCATCAGCAAGAAGAAAGGATATAAGCAGTGCCACGTTGGTGCTGATGGATCCGTTTTCAACAAGTATCCCAACTTCAAGGCTCGTGGCGCGCAAGCACTCCGTGAGATCCTGGACTGGCCTGAGAAGGCGGACCCCAAGGAAGATGATCCGATTGAGATTCTCGCCGCCGAGGACGGAAGCGGTGTTGGTGCTGCTTTGATCGCTGCCCTGACGATGCAACGGATCAAGCAAGGAAATATGCACGGTATCCTGCACCCAGAGAACTTCAGAACTACCGAGCCTCTTCCTGCGTGA
- a CDS encoding aspartate aminotransferase has protein sequence MVKITPFEVEQWMDRYETTPGVINIAETCCASISIDDLISLNTDKSACSPLQLSKKLTYGDILGSEILRQRVASLLNRDLNHHSPGLEPLNAENVIITQGAIAANFLTFYTLVGPGDHVISVYPTYQQLYSVPESLGAEVSLWKLKAENGYVPDVDELEGLVKANTKLLVLNNPNNPTGATIPTPTLQSILDFCSARNITILSDEVYSPLFHSLPASSSSATTSTAPPSILSLSPSGTAKTCVTLSTGSTSKALALAGLRLGWIVSRSPSLLRAIASARDYTAISVSQLDDQVASYALSPSVLPALLERNLDLARTNLALLTEFVEGKYSKVCSWVRPTAGTTALVQFRNLSKGGVPVDDATFVLDVLDKTHVLFMPGSPCFGLGTEFKGYVRIGYACETEVLKRGLELMGQYVEEHLL, from the exons ATGGTCAAAATCACCCCATTCGAAGTCGAACAATGGATGGACCGCTATGAGACCACGCCCGGTGTCATCAACATAGCTGAGACTTGTTGCGCCTCCATTTCTATCGACGACCTCATCTCCCTCAATACCGACAAGTCCGCTTGTTCACCCCTACAACTCTCCAAGAAGCTGACATACGGCGACATCCTCGGCTCCGAGATCCTTCGACAGCGGGTGGCCTCGCTGCTCAACCGGGACCTCAACCATCACTCTCCGGGCTTGGAACCGCTGAACGCGGAAAATGTGATCATTACACAGGGCGCCATCGCTGCTAATTTCCTAACCTTTTATACGCTGGTTGGACCGGGTGATCATGTCATCTCTGTGTATCCTACTTATCAACAACTGTACTCTGTTCCAGAGAGCTTGGGGGCTGAGGTTTCGCTGTGGAAGTTGAAGGCTGAGAATGGCTATGTtcctgatgttgatgagctCGAAGGATTGGTGAAGGCTAATACCAAG CTCCTCGTCCTaaacaaccccaacaacccGACAGGTGCTACCATCCCAACTCCAACCCTTCAATCCATCCTCGACTTTTGTTCTGCCCGTAACATCACTATCCTTTCGGACGAAGTTTACTCTCCCCTCTTTCACTCTCTTCCcgcatcatcctcctccgccaccacctcaacagcgcctccatccatcctgtCGTTGTCCCCTTCCGGAACAGCAAAGACCTGCGTAACCCTCTCTACAGGCTCCACCTCCAAGGCACTCGCCCTCGCCGGTCTCCGCCTCGGCTGGATCGTCTCccgctctccctccctcctccgcgcCATCGCTTCTGCCCGCGATTACACCGCCATCAGCGTCTCGCAGCTAGATGACCAGGTAGCCAGCTACGCGCTCAGTCCTTCGGTGCTGCCGGCGCTTCTGGAGAGAAATTTGGATCTGGCTAGGACGAATCTGGCGTTGCTTACCGAGTTCGTGGAGGGAAAGTATAGCAAGGTTTGCTCGTGGGTTAGGCCGACGGCGGGGACGACGGCTTTGGTGCAATTTCGGAATCTGAGCAAGGGCGGAGTACCGGTTGATGATGCTACTTTTGTGTTGGATGTCTTGGACAAGACGCATGTCCTGTTTATGCCTGGGAGTCCTTGCTTTGGGCTTGGGACGGAGTTCAAAGGGTATGTTAGGATAGGCTATGCTTGCGAGACGGAGGTGTTGAAAAGGGGTTTGGAACTGATGGGTCAATATGTAGAGGAACACCTGCTTTGA